A portion of the Streptomyces coeruleoprunus genome contains these proteins:
- the ppgK gene encoding polyphosphate--glucose phosphotransferase yields the protein MNVFGVDIGGSGIKGAPVDLDRGDLAEPRHKVLTPQPATPSDVAGCVAEVVAHFGWSGPVGVTFPGVVTGSVVRTAANVDRSWIDVDAAALLGDRLGGLPVTVLNDADAAGIAEMTHGAGRGRTGTVIVLTFGTGIGSAVFIDGRLVPNTELGHLELNGKEAEKHASTKAKDDKDLSWQEWAHRVRKYLAHLEMLFSPELFIVGGGVSRKAEKFLPLIKNVRADMLPAQLQNNAGIVGAAMSATPH from the coding sequence ATGAACGTCTTCGGAGTGGACATCGGCGGGTCGGGGATCAAAGGCGCTCCCGTGGACCTGGACCGTGGAGACCTGGCCGAGCCCCGGCACAAAGTACTGACCCCGCAGCCCGCGACGCCCTCGGACGTCGCGGGCTGCGTCGCCGAGGTGGTGGCCCACTTCGGCTGGTCCGGGCCGGTCGGCGTCACGTTCCCCGGTGTCGTCACCGGCTCCGTGGTCCGTACGGCGGCGAACGTCGACAGGTCGTGGATCGACGTGGACGCGGCCGCGCTCCTCGGCGACCGGCTCGGCGGCCTGCCGGTCACCGTCCTGAACGACGCCGACGCGGCCGGCATCGCCGAGATGACCCATGGCGCCGGACGCGGGCGCACGGGCACGGTGATCGTTCTGACGTTCGGTACGGGCATCGGCAGCGCCGTCTTCATCGACGGGCGCCTCGTCCCCAACACCGAGCTGGGCCACCTGGAGCTGAACGGCAAGGAGGCGGAGAAGCACGCCTCCACCAAGGCCAAGGACGACAAGGACCTCAGCTGGCAGGAGTGGGCCCACCGGGTACGCAAGTACCTGGCCCACCTGGAGATGCTGTTCTCCCCGGAACTCTTCATCGTGGGCGGCGGCGTGAGCCGCAAGGCGGAGAAGTTCCTCCCCCTGATCAAGAACGTCCGCGCGGACATGCTCCCGGCCCAACTCCAGAACAACGCGGGAATCGTGGGCGCGGCAATGTCAGCGACTCCCCACTGA
- a CDS encoding 4-hydroxy-3-methylbut-2-enyl diphosphate reductase produces the protein MTPTPPARRVLLAAPRGYCAGVDRAVIAVEKALEQYGAPIYVRHEIVHNKYVVQTLEKKGAIFVEETAEVPEGSIVMFSAHGVAPIVHEEAAERKLATIDATCPLVTKVHKEAVRFAKEDYDILLIGHEGHEEVIGTSGEAPDHIQLVDGPGDVEKVEVRDPSKVVWLSQTTLSVDETMETVDALKEKFPQLVSPPSDDICYATQNRQLAVKQMGAEADLVIVVGSRNSSNSKRLVEVAKLAGARDAYLVDFAEEIDEAWLEGVATVGVTSGASVPEVLVEGVLEWLAQRGFEDVEIVKAAEESITFSLPKELRRDLRAEAASLTER, from the coding sequence ATGACTCCTACGCCTCCTGCCCGCCGGGTCCTCCTCGCCGCTCCCCGCGGTTACTGCGCGGGCGTGGACCGTGCCGTGATCGCCGTGGAGAAGGCGCTGGAGCAGTACGGCGCGCCGATCTACGTCCGGCACGAGATCGTCCACAACAAGTACGTCGTCCAGACCCTGGAGAAGAAGGGCGCGATCTTCGTCGAGGAGACGGCGGAGGTCCCCGAGGGGTCCATCGTCATGTTCTCCGCGCACGGCGTGGCCCCGATCGTCCACGAGGAGGCCGCCGAGCGGAAGCTCGCGACGATCGACGCGACGTGCCCGCTCGTGACGAAGGTCCACAAGGAGGCCGTGCGCTTCGCCAAGGAGGACTACGACATCCTCCTCATCGGCCACGAGGGCCACGAGGAGGTCATCGGCACGTCCGGCGAGGCACCCGACCACATCCAGCTGGTCGACGGCCCCGGCGACGTCGAGAAGGTCGAGGTCCGCGACCCGTCCAAGGTCGTCTGGCTCTCCCAGACCACCCTCTCCGTCGACGAGACGATGGAGACCGTGGACGCGCTGAAGGAGAAGTTCCCGCAGCTCGTCTCCCCGCCGAGCGACGACATCTGCTACGCCACGCAGAACCGCCAGCTCGCGGTGAAGCAGATGGGCGCCGAGGCCGACCTCGTCATCGTCGTCGGCTCCCGCAACTCGTCCAACTCCAAGCGGCTCGTCGAGGTCGCCAAGCTGGCGGGCGCCCGCGACGCGTACCTGGTGGACTTCGCCGAGGAGATCGACGAGGCGTGGCTGGAGGGCGTCGCGACCGTCGGCGTCACGTCCGGCGCGTCCGTCCCCGAGGTCCTGGTCGAGGGCGTGCTCGAGTGGCTCGCGCAGCGCGGCTTCGAGGACGTCGAGATCGTGAAGGCCGCCGAGGAGTCGATCACCTTCTCGCTGCCGAAGGAGCTGCGCCGCGACCTGCGCGCCGAGGCCGCGTCCCTGACCGAGCGGTAA
- a CDS encoding site-specific DNA-methyltransferase yields MGTSGRLSLSWINKDRSLISTQDGGYEWVDRDDIRVTETRLLRDVATVGEVHDDLKRAEDNLLIAGDSGDALRALTRLPEFADKYRGKVKLVYIDPPFNTGQAFEHYDDGLEHSVWLTMMRDRLLLIRDLLADSGSVWVHLDDAEMAYCKVLMDEVFGRRNFISTIIWKRRNDPRNTAQYLSGDHDSILVFAKNIDALTFNKLPRTESMDSAYTNPDSDPRGPWRRGDLAARNYYSKGTYPVVTPSGRKISGPPSGSYWRVSEEELKRLDGEGRIYWGPDGKSRPYLKRYLTEVKQGRVPSSVWHPEEVGFVRNGKEEVRALVGDVFATPKPERLLRQVMTIASDPGDLVLDCFGGSGTTAATAHKLGRRWVTVEREAETVESFVRPRLEKVVNGEDSGGITESSGWEKGGGFRHLEVAPSMYERMGNRVLLASWVAGDAFAEAACAQISGFELEPGAEPPFVGRKGRQRLAVVDGLVSESTVRSVVEALSENERVLIVAKSYLREAASLLENLSPGSRIKKAPQDLLDMKGRVLR; encoded by the coding sequence ATGGGCACCTCGGGGCGTCTCAGCCTGTCCTGGATCAATAAGGACAGGTCGCTCATCAGCACCCAGGACGGCGGCTACGAGTGGGTCGACCGGGACGACATCCGCGTGACCGAGACGCGCCTCCTTCGTGACGTCGCGACGGTGGGTGAGGTGCACGACGACCTCAAGCGCGCCGAAGATAATCTGCTGATCGCGGGGGATAGCGGGGATGCGCTGCGGGCACTCACGAGACTTCCTGAGTTCGCGGACAAGTACCGCGGCAAGGTGAAGCTCGTATACATCGATCCGCCCTTCAATACGGGGCAGGCTTTCGAGCACTACGACGATGGGCTGGAGCATTCCGTCTGGCTCACGATGATGCGTGACCGCCTGTTGCTCATTCGCGATCTTCTGGCCGACTCCGGAAGCGTTTGGGTGCACCTCGACGACGCAGAGATGGCTTACTGCAAGGTGCTCATGGATGAGGTGTTCGGTCGGCGGAACTTCATCTCAACGATCATTTGGAAGCGCCGGAACGATCCCCGTAACACGGCACAGTACCTCTCGGGCGACCACGACTCGATCTTGGTTTTCGCCAAGAACATCGATGCGCTGACCTTCAACAAGCTCCCTCGCACGGAGTCCATGGACTCCGCGTACACCAACCCCGACAGTGATCCTCGTGGACCGTGGCGGCGCGGTGACCTCGCAGCCCGGAACTACTACTCCAAGGGGACCTATCCGGTTGTGACCCCTAGCGGTCGAAAGATCTCCGGCCCTCCTTCAGGAAGCTATTGGCGCGTCTCCGAGGAAGAGCTGAAGCGCCTGGACGGCGAGGGACGGATCTACTGGGGTCCGGATGGAAAAAGTCGGCCGTATTTGAAGCGGTACCTCACCGAGGTGAAGCAAGGGCGTGTCCCCTCCTCTGTCTGGCATCCGGAAGAGGTGGGCTTCGTCCGAAACGGCAAGGAGGAAGTCCGCGCTCTCGTAGGCGATGTCTTCGCCACCCCGAAGCCCGAGCGTCTTCTGCGACAGGTCATGACGATTGCGAGTGACCCTGGAGACCTCGTCCTTGACTGCTTCGGTGGCTCAGGAACCACGGCTGCCACTGCACACAAGTTGGGGCGCAGGTGGGTAACGGTCGAGCGAGAAGCAGAGACGGTCGAGAGCTTCGTTCGCCCCAGGCTTGAGAAGGTTGTCAACGGTGAGGACTCCGGAGGCATCACCGAGTCGTCCGGGTGGGAGAAGGGCGGAGGCTTCCGGCATCTCGAAGTCGCGCCGTCCATGTACGAGCGCATGGGTAACCGAGTGCTTCTCGCCTCGTGGGTGGCCGGCGACGCCTTCGCTGAAGCCGCCTGTGCACAGATCTCCGGCTTCGAGTTGGAGCCGGGCGCCGAACCGCCGTTCGTCGGCCGGAAGGGGCGGCAGCGTCTCGCAGTGGTCGACGGGCTTGTCTCCGAGAGCACAGTCCGGTCGGTCGTTGAGGCGCTGAGCGAGAACGAGAGAGTTCTCATCGTGGCCAAGAGTTACCTGCGCGAGGCGGCAAGCCTTCTGGAGAACCTCAGCCCCGGCTCGCGTATCAAGAAGGCTCCCCAGGACCTGTTGGACATGAAGGGACGTGTACTGCGTTGA
- a CDS encoding APC family permease codes for MTGTLPAREQAAQQGGGELRRALGFRDLVVYGLLFIAPMAPVGVFGALDARSHGAVALVYVAATVAMAFTAFSYAQMVRVVPQAGSVFAYARKGLGEGPGFVAGWMAMLDYLLIPAVAYLFAGIALEALVPSVGRWVWTALAVGVTTLLNLWGVRAAARVGFAVLALEIVVLLVFVVSAVVVLVRDGAQRGWLSPLTGDGTFSAAAVLGAVSVAVLSYLGFDAIAAFAEEVTGGSVRVARAVLFCLALAGVLFVAQTYLVALLQPVSSAELAAEPARQGSAFYDAVDVSVGGWLHDLVAVSKAVGAAFAALAGQAAAGRLLFAMARDRRLPRVLARAEAGVPRVALLVAAGVTLVAAVWAARRADGMDHLVSVVDIGALTAFVLLHASVVGWFAVRRGGGEPRWLRHVVVPVAGAAVLVAVIVSAAGSARAVGVVWLAVGLVVLTVQRARRGRGPG; via the coding sequence ATGACCGGCACCCTGCCCGCGCGGGAACAGGCGGCCCAGCAGGGCGGCGGCGAGTTGCGGCGCGCCCTCGGTTTCCGTGATCTCGTCGTGTACGGGCTGCTGTTCATCGCCCCGATGGCGCCCGTCGGCGTGTTCGGCGCGCTGGACGCCAGGTCGCACGGGGCGGTGGCGCTCGTGTACGTGGCGGCGACGGTGGCGATGGCGTTCACCGCGTTCAGCTACGCCCAGATGGTGCGGGTGGTCCCCCAGGCGGGCTCGGTCTTCGCGTACGCGCGGAAGGGGCTCGGGGAGGGGCCGGGGTTCGTGGCCGGGTGGATGGCGATGCTCGACTATCTGCTGATCCCGGCGGTGGCGTACCTGTTTGCGGGGATCGCCCTTGAGGCGCTGGTGCCGTCCGTGGGCCGGTGGGTGTGGACGGCGCTGGCCGTGGGGGTGACGACGCTGCTGAACCTGTGGGGGGTGCGGGCGGCGGCCCGGGTGGGGTTCGCGGTGCTGGCACTGGAGATCGTGGTGCTGCTGGTGTTCGTGGTGTCGGCGGTGGTGGTGCTCGTACGGGACGGGGCGCAGCGCGGCTGGCTGTCGCCGTTGACGGGGGACGGCACGTTCTCGGCGGCAGCGGTGCTGGGGGCGGTGTCGGTGGCGGTGCTGTCGTACCTGGGGTTCGACGCGATCGCGGCGTTCGCGGAGGAGGTGACCGGGGGCTCGGTACGGGTGGCGCGGGCGGTGCTGTTCTGTCTGGCGCTCGCGGGTGTGCTGTTCGTGGCGCAGACGTACCTGGTCGCGCTGCTTCAGCCGGTGTCGTCGGCGGAGCTGGCGGCCGAGCCGGCCCGGCAGGGGTCGGCGTTCTACGACGCGGTGGACGTGTCGGTGGGCGGCTGGCTGCACGATCTGGTGGCGGTGAGCAAGGCGGTCGGCGCGGCGTTCGCGGCGCTGGCGGGGCAGGCGGCGGCCGGGCGGCTGCTGTTCGCGATGGCCCGGGACCGGCGGCTGCCGCGCGTACTGGCCCGCGCGGAGGCGGGGGTACCGAGGGTGGCGCTGCTGGTGGCGGCGGGGGTGACGCTGGTGGCGGCGGTGTGGGCGGCGCGGCGGGCGGACGGGATGGACCACCTGGTGTCGGTGGTGGACATCGGGGCGCTCACGGCGTTCGTCCTGCTGCACGCGAGCGTGGTGGGGTGGTTCGCGGTACGGCGGGGCGGGGGCGAGCCCCGGTGGCTGCGGCACGTGGTGGTGCCGGTGGCGGGTGCGGCGGTGCTGGTCGCGGTGATCGTCTCGGCGGCGGGCTCGGCCCGGGCGGTGGGCGTGGTGTGGCTGGCCGTGGGGCTGGTGGTGCTGACGGTGCAGCGGGCGCGGCGCGGGCGTGGGCCGGGGTGA
- the ychF gene encoding redox-regulated ATPase YchF has product MSLTIGIVGLPNVGKSTLFNALTKNDVLAANYPFATIEPNVGVVGVPDARLTKLAEVFSSQRVLPATVDFVDIAGIVRGASEGEGLGNKFLANIRESDAICQVIRAFKDENVVHVDGKVSPKDDIETINTELILADLQTIEKVLPRLAKEARIKKDVAPKVAAVEAAKEILERGDTLFSQGIVQGGEKAELLHDLHLLTTKPFLYVFNVDEEELTDEAFKDEQRALVAPAEAIFLNAKLEADLAELDEEDAMELLQSVGAEEPGLATLARVGFDTLGLQTYLTAGPKEARAWTIKKGATAPEAAGVIHTDFQKGFIKAEVISFHDLVETGSVADARAAGKARMEGKDYVMQDGDVVEFRFNV; this is encoded by the coding sequence GTGTCGCTCACGATCGGAATCGTCGGCCTGCCGAATGTCGGCAAGTCGACCCTTTTCAACGCCCTGACCAAGAACGACGTACTGGCGGCCAACTACCCGTTCGCCACGATCGAGCCCAACGTGGGCGTCGTCGGCGTGCCCGACGCCCGCCTGACGAAGCTGGCCGAGGTCTTCAGCTCGCAGCGCGTCCTCCCGGCGACGGTCGACTTCGTCGACATCGCCGGCATCGTGCGCGGCGCGTCGGAGGGCGAGGGCCTGGGCAACAAGTTCCTCGCGAACATCCGCGAGTCGGACGCGATCTGCCAGGTCATCCGGGCCTTCAAGGACGAGAACGTCGTGCACGTCGACGGCAAGGTCTCGCCCAAGGACGACATCGAGACGATCAACACCGAGCTGATCCTCGCCGACCTCCAGACGATCGAGAAGGTCCTCCCGCGCCTGGCGAAGGAGGCCCGGATCAAGAAGGACGTCGCCCCGAAGGTGGCGGCGGTCGAGGCGGCGAAGGAGATCCTGGAGCGCGGCGACACGCTGTTCTCGCAGGGCATCGTGCAGGGCGGCGAGAAGGCGGAGCTGCTCCACGACCTGCACCTGCTGACGACCAAGCCGTTCCTCTACGTCTTCAACGTGGACGAGGAGGAGCTGACGGACGAGGCGTTCAAGGACGAGCAGCGCGCGCTCGTCGCCCCGGCGGAGGCGATCTTCCTGAACGCCAAGCTGGAGGCGGACCTCGCCGAGCTGGACGAGGAGGACGCCATGGAGCTGCTCCAGTCCGTCGGCGCCGAGGAGCCCGGCCTGGCCACGCTGGCCCGCGTCGGCTTCGACACCCTGGGCCTGCAGACGTACCTGACGGCAGGCCCGAAGGAGGCCCGCGCCTGGACGATCAAGAAGGGCGCGACGGCCCCCGAGGCGGCCGGTGTGATCCACACCGACTTCCAGAAGGGCTTCATCAAGGCCGAGGTCATCTCCTTCCACGACCTCGTCGAAACGGGCTCGGTAGCCGACGCCCGCGCGGCCGGCAAGGCCCGCATGGAGGGCAAGGACTACGTGATGCAGGACGGCGACGTGGTGGAGTTCCGCTTCAACGTGTAG
- a CDS encoding DUF6542 domain-containing protein, translated as MEQHRSSPPRRPRPPQPPVVSQGAVTEGAAVYPARPRPGVRPGRRPVPPVVLAIRRLPNPRLTGLGAGLFASATMFLLGCLDWLLLDGSPLVYGLLFLPVSALTALWVRGADLVTAPISVPIAFAVGVVPIAGGEGGIGGRTMAVVTALAVHAGWLYGGTLVAGLITCVRKVRLMSRRQRARAAAQRRP; from the coding sequence GTGGAGCAGCACAGGAGCAGTCCCCCGCGCCGCCCGCGGCCACCGCAGCCCCCGGTCGTGTCACAGGGCGCGGTCACCGAGGGCGCAGCCGTCTACCCGGCCCGCCCCCGGCCCGGCGTCCGGCCCGGACGGCGGCCGGTGCCTCCGGTCGTGCTGGCCATCCGCCGGCTCCCGAACCCTCGGCTGACCGGCCTGGGCGCCGGGCTCTTCGCCTCCGCGACGATGTTCCTGCTCGGCTGCCTGGACTGGCTCCTCCTCGACGGCTCGCCCCTGGTGTACGGGCTCCTCTTCCTGCCCGTCAGCGCGCTGACCGCGCTCTGGGTGCGGGGCGCGGACCTGGTGACCGCGCCCATCAGCGTGCCCATCGCCTTCGCGGTCGGCGTCGTGCCGATCGCGGGCGGTGAGGGCGGGATCGGGGGGCGGACGATGGCCGTCGTCACAGCGCTGGCGGTGCATGCGGGGTGGTTGTACGGGGGGACGCTGGTGGCGGGGCTCATCACGTGCGTACGGAAGGTACGGCTGATGAGTCGGCGGCAGCGGGCGCGGGCGGCGGCGCAGCGGCGGCCTTGA
- a CDS encoding DEAD/DEAH box helicase — MELRDPNRRAVAKVVEEIQSGDGREVVCDLATGVGKTYICRALIDYLADQGVRNILIVTPGRTIQRKTVANFDPGSPKFVPGANYEPVVITPENYAGGRVGDALHDPDALKVFIFNVQLLTKPTAKTSRTAHMTDEFIGTALYDHLRTADDLVVIADEHHVYRSDAKKFHEAVRDLEPRALVGLTATPDETDRKVPGRIVFEYSLAEAIADQLVKVPVIVYREDGHTDVRTQLADACHLRKVKEETTREWAENNGRPMVNPVLFVVCQSIEEATEAADTLAGPGFIGEPGAVLQITSGSKEDALEALAGIENPDSPVRAVVSVNMLKEGWDVKNISVIVALRTLASETLTEQILGRGLRLPYGERVGFSMIDSVDIIAHESYRRLLASKDSLLENALLKRATPGAKGGQAAGAGRAVPKPSHSETETQGMIVFTGEAPVREGGFDSEVPDTVFLGMADMEHRLAEAGAEKKQIPQIMKPADGAPVIKFPSRRLLEKPDTYSLAFVSSEAVASEGKKFSHEIEVELKKVALKTERGLDGQVSSVQTEVQKSGVATQHKLPISKIREDLEDRILNLPQLKLTHDEVEHANRIVGAFLGAAIEADDEDGTPWEEARAKLALSQLERLVVSSFRQKLAQTEHEFVTVSLPPPAQPWPGQTMPKMQITERVIKGMGYTGWDCSILPVVYFDARSTEVKLANLMDVSPKIEWWLRLPSRGETFIQLDSGSRYFADFIAIDKEGVHWVVEGKSDAEASSEQVLAKKAAAEAWAKEVTDLGQFGVWKYLFATEEHLSQANSWDILLTVTGARG, encoded by the coding sequence ATGGAATTGCGGGACCCCAACCGTCGCGCCGTGGCCAAGGTCGTCGAGGAGATCCAGTCGGGGGACGGGCGGGAGGTCGTGTGCGACCTGGCGACTGGCGTAGGCAAGACGTACATCTGCCGGGCTCTGATCGACTATCTCGCTGACCAGGGTGTTCGCAACATCCTGATCGTCACTCCGGGCCGGACCATCCAGAGGAAGACGGTCGCCAACTTCGACCCTGGTAGCCCGAAGTTCGTGCCGGGCGCCAACTACGAGCCCGTTGTCATCACTCCGGAGAACTACGCGGGTGGCCGCGTTGGCGACGCGCTGCACGATCCGGACGCGCTGAAGGTCTTCATCTTCAACGTCCAGCTGCTTACGAAGCCGACAGCAAAGACGTCACGCACGGCGCACATGACCGATGAGTTCATCGGGACCGCCCTGTATGACCACCTGCGCACGGCCGATGACTTGGTCGTCATCGCCGACGAGCATCACGTGTACCGGAGTGACGCGAAGAAGTTCCACGAAGCGGTCCGGGACCTCGAACCCCGAGCCCTTGTGGGCCTGACGGCCACTCCTGACGAGACGGACCGCAAGGTTCCCGGCAGGATCGTCTTCGAGTACTCGCTTGCCGAGGCGATCGCCGATCAGCTCGTCAAGGTTCCGGTCATCGTCTACCGCGAGGACGGACACACTGACGTTCGGACTCAGCTTGCTGACGCCTGTCACCTGCGCAAGGTGAAGGAAGAGACCACCCGGGAGTGGGCCGAGAACAACGGGCGCCCCATGGTCAACCCCGTTCTCTTCGTGGTCTGCCAGAGCATCGAGGAGGCGACGGAAGCTGCCGACACCCTGGCGGGCCCAGGCTTCATTGGTGAGCCAGGAGCTGTCTTGCAGATCACGTCAGGCAGCAAGGAGGACGCGCTCGAAGCCCTCGCCGGCATCGAGAACCCAGACTCCCCGGTTCGGGCCGTGGTCTCGGTGAACATGCTCAAGGAAGGGTGGGACGTCAAGAACATCAGCGTCATCGTGGCGCTTCGGACACTCGCCTCTGAGACCCTCACGGAACAGATCCTCGGCCGCGGCCTGCGTCTTCCTTACGGGGAGCGTGTCGGCTTCTCGATGATCGACAGCGTCGACATCATCGCTCATGAGTCGTACCGGCGGTTGCTGGCCTCGAAGGACTCCCTTCTGGAGAACGCTCTCCTGAAAAGGGCTACGCCGGGGGCCAAGGGCGGGCAGGCTGCTGGGGCTGGTCGCGCGGTCCCCAAGCCTTCGCACTCTGAGACCGAGACTCAGGGAATGATCGTCTTCACGGGCGAAGCTCCTGTCAGAGAGGGCGGGTTCGACAGCGAGGTACCCGACACCGTCTTCCTCGGCATGGCCGACATGGAGCATCGACTCGCCGAAGCTGGGGCGGAGAAGAAGCAGATCCCGCAGATCATGAAGCCTGCGGACGGAGCTCCCGTCATCAAGTTCCCGAGCAGGCGTCTACTGGAGAAGCCGGACACATACAGCTTGGCCTTCGTCAGCTCCGAAGCCGTGGCATCGGAGGGGAAGAAGTTTAGCCACGAAATAGAGGTGGAGCTGAAGAAGGTCGCTCTGAAGACGGAGCGGGGACTGGACGGCCAAGTCTCGTCGGTCCAGACCGAAGTTCAGAAGTCGGGAGTCGCGACGCAGCACAAGTTGCCGATCTCGAAGATCAGGGAGGACCTGGAAGATCGGATTCTCAATCTGCCGCAGCTGAAGCTCACGCACGACGAGGTCGAGCATGCCAACCGCATCGTGGGCGCGTTCCTCGGCGCGGCGATCGAGGCGGACGACGAGGACGGCACGCCGTGGGAGGAGGCCAGGGCGAAGCTCGCCCTGAGCCAGTTGGAGAGGCTCGTGGTCTCCAGCTTCAGACAGAAGCTCGCCCAGACCGAGCACGAGTTTGTGACGGTGAGTCTCCCGCCCCCTGCCCAACCGTGGCCCGGACAGACGATGCCGAAGATGCAGATCACCGAAAGGGTGATCAAGGGCATGGGGTACACAGGCTGGGACTGCTCGATCCTCCCCGTCGTGTACTTCGACGCACGGTCGACCGAGGTCAAGCTCGCCAACCTCATGGACGTGAGTCCCAAGATCGAGTGGTGGCTGAGGCTCCCATCGCGCGGAGAGACATTCATCCAGCTCGACAGCGGGTCTCGGTACTTCGCGGACTTCATCGCCATCGACAAGGAGGGCGTGCACTGGGTCGTCGAGGGCAAGTCCGACGCCGAGGCGTCCAGTGAACAGGTCCTGGCCAAGAAGGCAGCGGCCGAGGCATGGGCGAAGGAAGTCACGGACCTCGGACAGTTCGGAGTGTGGAAGTACCTCTTCGCCACCGAGGAGCACCTGAGCCAGGCAAACAGCTGGGACATCCTTCTGACGGTCACAGGCGCCCGGGGATAG